One segment of Paenibacillus sp. FSL R7-0337 DNA contains the following:
- the folD gene encoding bifunctional methylenetetrahydrofolate dehydrogenase/methenyltetrahydrofolate cyclohydrolase FolD: MTAAIISGKQVSDDIRIGIAREVADLAERGVKPGLAVVLVGEDPASQVYVRNKEKSCIELGFHSEVHRLDAATTQQELLALVADLNGRSDIDGILVQLPLPKHIEEKAVIDAISVEKDVDGFHPVNVGNLVIGDDSLLPCTPAGVIELIKRTGTDISGKHAVVIGRSNIVGKPVSLLLQRENATVTMCHSRTANMAELSRQADILVVAIGRANFIDASFVKPGAIVIDVGMNRLDTGKLAGDVDYESAREVAGFITPVPGGVGPMTITMLMSNTLIAAKRRRGLK; this comes from the coding sequence ATGACAGCAGCGATTATCAGCGGTAAACAGGTATCGGACGACATTCGGATCGGAATTGCCCGGGAGGTTGCAGACTTAGCAGAGCGCGGCGTGAAGCCGGGTCTGGCTGTCGTTCTGGTCGGTGAAGATCCGGCTTCCCAGGTCTATGTGCGCAACAAGGAGAAGTCCTGTATTGAACTGGGCTTCCATTCCGAAGTGCACCGGCTCGATGCTGCTACCACCCAGCAGGAGCTGCTGGCACTGGTGGCAGACCTGAACGGCCGCAGCGATATTGACGGCATCCTCGTTCAGCTGCCGCTTCCGAAGCATATTGAAGAGAAGGCTGTGATTGACGCCATCTCGGTGGAGAAGGATGTAGACGGTTTCCACCCGGTCAATGTGGGGAACCTCGTCATCGGGGATGACAGTCTGCTTCCCTGTACGCCTGCCGGGGTCATTGAACTGATCAAGCGGACAGGTACGGACATCTCCGGTAAGCATGCTGTTGTAATCGGCCGTAGTAATATTGTCGGCAAGCCTGTATCCCTGCTGTTACAGCGTGAGAATGCCACAGTAACCATGTGCCACTCGCGCACAGCGAATATGGCTGAGCTTAGCCGTCAGGCAGATATCCTGGTGGTAGCGATTGGCCGGGCTAACTTCATCGATGCCTCGTTCGTGAAGCCGGGGGCGATTGTGATTGATGTCGGCATGAACCGTCTGGATACAGGCAAGCTCGCCGGGGATGTGGATTATGAGAGTGCCCGGGAAGTGGCCGGGTTCATTACGCCGGTGCCGGGCGGAGTGGGACCGATGACGATCACTATGCTGATGAGCAACACGCTGATCGCGGCCAAACGCCGCCGCGGCCTGAAGTAG
- the accB gene encoding acetyl-CoA carboxylase biotin carboxyl carrier protein, with product MFKLSEIKELIQLLDQTSSVHELEIESEGMKLAIRKPDRSEAEGTVIQAVPYNYPFTPAPQPQSPQFIAPPAVSEAPAAAQQPATSAEGALHKIVSPMVGTFYSAASPETPSFVNVGDRVNEKSTVCIIEAMKLMNELEAEVKGEIVSVLVENGQLVEYGQPLFLVRAE from the coding sequence ATGTTCAAGTTAAGTGAGATTAAGGAATTAATTCAATTGCTGGACCAGACTTCCTCCGTGCACGAGCTGGAGATTGAAAGCGAAGGTATGAAGCTGGCTATCCGTAAACCGGATCGCTCTGAAGCTGAAGGAACAGTAATTCAGGCGGTTCCTTATAACTACCCCTTTACGCCAGCCCCGCAGCCGCAAAGTCCGCAGTTCATTGCCCCTCCGGCTGTCAGTGAAGCTCCTGCTGCGGCGCAGCAGCCCGCAACCTCCGCTGAAGGCGCATTACATAAAATCGTCTCGCCGATGGTCGGGACCTTCTACAGTGCCGCTTCACCGGAGACGCCTTCCTTTGTTAATGTCGGAGACCGGGTAAATGAGAAATCCACGGTCTGCATCATTGAAGCGATGAAGCTGATGAATGAGCTGGAAGCCGAAGTGAAGGGCGAGATTGTCTCTGTCCTGGTTGAGAACGGGCAACTGGTGGAATACGGCCAGCCGCTGTTTCTGGTGAGAGCGGAATAA
- a CDS encoding DUF2273 domain-containing protein, whose product MSWREVWESHGGRITGVAFGVFLGLIYLISGFWDMLFFALVVFIGYTFGKRKDTAQGPLFQWQEIAERLSGRWRPFK is encoded by the coding sequence ATGTCCTGGAGAGAAGTATGGGAAAGTCACGGGGGTAGAATTACCGGAGTTGCCTTCGGTGTCTTTCTCGGATTGATTTATCTGATTAGCGGTTTTTGGGATATGCTGTTCTTTGCACTGGTAGTGTTCATCGGATATACGTTCGGCAAACGAAAGGATACCGCGCAGGGTCCCCTGTTTCAATGGCAGGAGATCGCAGAGCGGCTGTCCGGACGCTGGCGTCCCTTCAAGTGA
- the xseA gene encoding exodeoxyribonuclease VII large subunit, translating to MAAERQIYSIKELNKYIRMKLDSDALLSDVWIRGEISNFTHHGSGHMYFTLKDESSRIKAIMFASHNSRLPFVPKEGTKVIARGNVTVYERDGQYQFYATHMQPDGIGSLYLAYEQLKSKLEKEGLFAAERKRPLPQFPRCIGVVTSPTGAAVRDIIITLQRRYPQVAIVLYPVLVQGKGAGPSIVQAIQNLNAMGEADVLIVGRGGGSLEELWAFNEEAVARAIAASRIPVISAVGHETDFTIADFAADLRAATPTAAAELAVPSAAELAGQLRMARQRLRQALLRRSQRGGERLAALQRSLALAGPRRQLAQHAQRLDMLRAALLRAAETRHSRAQGRSALLHQSLQRFHPLSSVSAARRRTDGLTRELTAAMQARLADKRARFGAELRHLDALSPLKVMSRGYSLVYDEKEQRVIKSLKEVELGDVVNIKLNDGQLNCHVWGMKEDGKANGEGS from the coding sequence ATGGCGGCAGAGCGGCAGATCTACTCCATCAAGGAGCTTAACAAATATATCCGCATGAAGCTGGATTCGGATGCGCTGCTGTCCGATGTATGGATTCGCGGTGAAATCTCGAATTTCACCCATCACGGAAGCGGGCATATGTATTTCACGCTGAAGGATGAGAGCAGCCGGATCAAAGCTATCATGTTCGCTTCGCATAACTCGCGGCTGCCGTTCGTGCCGAAGGAAGGCACGAAGGTAATCGCCAGGGGGAATGTGACCGTATATGAACGGGACGGGCAATACCAGTTCTATGCGACACATATGCAGCCTGACGGAATCGGCAGCCTGTATCTGGCTTACGAGCAGCTGAAAAGCAAGCTGGAGAAGGAAGGCCTGTTCGCAGCGGAGCGCAAGCGTCCGCTGCCGCAATTCCCGCGTTGCATCGGGGTTGTGACCTCCCCGACAGGAGCTGCTGTGAGGGACATCATCATCACCCTGCAGCGCCGTTATCCGCAGGTTGCGATTGTGCTCTACCCTGTACTAGTGCAGGGTAAGGGGGCTGGCCCGTCCATTGTACAGGCCATCCAGAACCTGAATGCTATGGGAGAGGCCGATGTGCTGATTGTCGGGCGCGGCGGCGGCTCCCTGGAGGAGCTGTGGGCCTTCAATGAAGAGGCCGTCGCCCGGGCGATAGCGGCCTCCAGGATTCCGGTCATCTCGGCTGTGGGCCACGAGACCGACTTCACGATCGCCGATTTCGCCGCCGATCTCCGGGCGGCCACCCCTACGGCAGCGGCAGAGCTCGCTGTGCCGAGCGCAGCCGAGCTGGCCGGGCAGCTGCGCATGGCCCGGCAGCGGCTGCGCCAAGCGCTGCTGCGCCGCTCGCAGCGCGGCGGCGAACGCCTCGCTGCGCTGCAGCGCTCGCTGGCGCTGGCCGGCCCCCGCCGGCAGCTGGCCCAGCACGCGCAGCGGCTGGATATGCTGCGCGCGGCCCTGCTCCGCGCAGCAGAGACAAGGCACAGCCGCGCGCAGGGGCGCAGTGCGCTGCTGCACCAGAGCTTGCAGCGCTTCCATCCGCTGAGCAGCGTCAGCGCTGCCCGCCGGCGCACGGATGGCCTCACCCGTGAGCTGACGGCGGCCATGCAGGCGCGCCTTGCAGATAAGCGTGCGCGGTTCGGGGCGGAGCTGCGCCATCTGGATGCGCTCAGCCCGCTTAAGGTCATGTCGCGGGGCTACAGCCTCGTGTATGACGAGAAGGAACAGCGTGTAATCAAATCGCTGAAGGAAGTAGAGCTTGGCGATGTGGTCAACATAAAGCTTAATGACGGACAACTAAACTGCCACGTATGGGGAATGAAGGAGGATGGCAAAGCGAATGGCGAAGGAAGCTGA
- the amaP gene encoding alkaline shock response membrane anchor protein AmaP: protein MAKILDRLLLFLYSLSIGILSVTAILLLSGIIPDKYEISDGPAVYIAAISVAVILFLLSIRFFYISLRRDRASLPSVDQRTEYGDIQISMETIENLSLKAAGKVKGIRDLKSRIRVSQAGLEIMIRAVVDGEHSLPLLTTDVQRQVHDFVQETTGIPVADVSVYIANLTQAPSFKSRVE, encoded by the coding sequence GTGGCCAAAATTCTGGACAGGCTTCTGCTGTTCCTCTACAGCTTAAGCATTGGAATACTATCTGTAACTGCCATCCTCCTCTTAAGCGGTATCATCCCGGACAAGTATGAGATTTCGGACGGACCGGCGGTCTATATCGCTGCAATCTCGGTGGCGGTCATTCTGTTCCTGCTGAGCATCCGCTTCTTCTACATCTCCCTGCGCCGCGACCGCGCATCCCTGCCGTCTGTGGATCAGCGTACAGAATACGGGGATATTCAGATCTCGATGGAGACCATTGAGAACCTGAGTCTGAAGGCTGCGGGCAAAGTGAAGGGCATCCGCGACCTGAAATCACGCATCCGTGTCTCACAGGCGGGTCTTGAGATTATGATCCGGGCGGTCGTCGACGGCGAGCATTCGCTGCCGCTGCTAACTACGGATGTACAGCGCCAGGTACATGATTTCGTGCAGGAGACAACCGGAATTCCGGTTGCAGATGTGTCTGTATACATTGCTAACCTCACACAGGCACCAAGCTTCAAAAGTCGAGTGGAATAG
- the nusB gene encoding transcription antitermination factor NusB — MKRRLAREIIVQSLYQMEMNDVEVTEAVEMLIEEAADENETERVITDEIELKAYVVTHVNGVWEHKMAIDDMLEHYLKGWQMSRLSRVDRQILRLATFEMIFASDVPAKVSVNEAIDLAKHFGTEDSGKFVNGVLGKMIQDVDTLRAEL; from the coding sequence ATGAAGAGACGTTTAGCGAGAGAAATTATTGTACAAAGCCTGTATCAGATGGAAATGAACGATGTTGAGGTAACTGAAGCGGTTGAGATGCTGATTGAAGAAGCGGCGGATGAGAACGAAACCGAGCGCGTCATTACAGATGAGATTGAACTTAAGGCTTATGTAGTTACCCATGTTAACGGCGTGTGGGAGCACAAAATGGCGATTGACGATATGCTGGAGCATTACCTTAAGGGCTGGCAGATGAGCCGCCTGTCACGCGTAGACCGTCAGATTCTGCGTCTGGCTACCTTCGAGATGATCTTCGCCAGCGATGTGCCAGCCAAGGTGTCTGTCAATGAGGCGATTGATCTGGCCAAGCATTTCGGCACAGAAGATTCCGGTAAATTCGTGAACGGTGTCCTCGGTAAAATGATTCAGGATGTGGACACGCTTAGAGCTGAGCTGTAG
- the accC gene encoding acetyl-CoA carboxylase biotin carboxylase subunit, with amino-acid sequence MNIQKVLIANRGEIAVRIIRACRELGIATVAVYSEPDRDSLHVRLADEAYCIGPMPAKDSYLNFTNIMSVATLTECDAVHPGYGFLAENADFAEICESCNITFIGPSPDAITRMGDKAVAKETMKQAGVPIIPGSEGLVGDIEEAVMLGRDIGYPIIVKATAGGGGKGIRIAEDEESLVKQITAAQQEAQKAFGNAGVYLEKFLTGMKHVEIQIIADNHGNVVHLGERDCSVQRRRQKLLEEAPCSILTPETREAMGQAAVRAAHAVNYSGAGTLEFLLGPDGQFYFMEMNTRIQVEHPVTEMVTGVDLIKEMISVAEGNTLSFTQEDIVINGWSIECRINAEDPERNFMPSPGKIGFYLPPGGLGVRVDSAAYPGYTISPFYDSMIAKLIVWAPTREEAVAKMKRALAEFAVEGIHTTISFHQRLLEHPVFLDGNFDIKFLEEYEV; translated from the coding sequence ATGAACATTCAAAAAGTGTTGATTGCCAACCGCGGCGAGATTGCGGTCCGCATTATCCGGGCCTGCCGCGAGCTGGGTATTGCCACCGTGGCTGTCTATTCGGAGCCGGACCGCGATTCCCTGCATGTCCGTCTTGCAGATGAGGCGTACTGTATCGGACCGATGCCCGCCAAGGACAGCTATTTGAACTTTACTAATATTATGAGCGTTGCTACGCTGACGGAATGCGATGCCGTTCACCCCGGCTATGGCTTCCTGGCGGAGAACGCAGATTTCGCCGAGATCTGTGAATCCTGCAACATTACCTTCATCGGTCCGTCGCCGGATGCAATTACGCGGATGGGCGACAAGGCCGTAGCCAAGGAGACGATGAAGCAGGCTGGGGTTCCGATTATACCGGGCTCCGAGGGGCTTGTCGGCGACATAGAAGAAGCGGTGATGCTGGGCCGGGATATCGGGTATCCGATCATCGTCAAGGCTACCGCAGGCGGCGGAGGCAAGGGCATCCGTATTGCCGAGGATGAAGAGTCACTGGTGAAGCAGATTACCGCAGCCCAGCAGGAGGCTCAGAAGGCCTTCGGCAATGCCGGGGTCTACCTGGAGAAATTCCTGACCGGCATGAAGCATGTGGAGATTCAGATCATCGCCGATAATCACGGCAACGTAGTCCATCTGGGTGAACGTGACTGCTCTGTGCAGCGCCGCCGCCAGAAGCTGTTGGAGGAAGCACCTTGCTCCATCCTGACACCGGAAACCCGTGAGGCGATGGGCCAAGCGGCTGTCCGTGCCGCGCATGCAGTTAATTACTCGGGGGCGGGCACACTTGAATTCCTGCTCGGGCCTGACGGCCAGTTCTATTTCATGGAGATGAATACCCGTATCCAGGTGGAGCATCCAGTGACAGAGATGGTTACCGGAGTAGATCTGATCAAGGAAATGATCTCTGTGGCGGAAGGTAACACTCTCTCCTTCACCCAAGAGGATATTGTCATCAACGGGTGGTCGATCGAGTGCCGGATCAATGCGGAGGACCCTGAACGTAATTTCATGCCGTCTCCCGGCAAAATCGGCTTCTATCTGCCTCCGGGCGGACTCGGTGTACGGGTGGACAGCGCAGCTTACCCCGGCTATACCATTTCACCTTTTTATGACTCCATGATTGCCAAGCTGATCGTCTGGGCACCGACCCGGGAAGAGGCTGTCGCCAAGATGAAGCGTGCACTGGCTGAATTTGCGGTGGAGGGCATACATACCACCATTTCATTCCACCAGAGACTGCTGGAGCATCCGGTGTTTTTGGACGGGAACTTCGATATCAAGTTCCTTGAGGAGTATGAAGTTTAG
- a CDS encoding Asp23/Gls24 family envelope stress response protein translates to MSTLPTEFERTEIGEIQIAPEVIEVIAGLATVEVKGVAGMSGGFAGGIVELLGRKNLSKGVKVEVGQREAAVDVSVIIEYGYRLPEVAAEIQRNVKRSIETMTGLTVVEVNVHIHDVQFKSNTSIDKSEDTDAVIRVK, encoded by the coding sequence ATGAGTACATTGCCGACAGAATTTGAACGTACGGAAATCGGTGAAATCCAGATCGCTCCAGAAGTGATCGAGGTTATCGCCGGTTTGGCAACCGTTGAGGTGAAAGGTGTGGCCGGAATGAGCGGCGGTTTCGCCGGCGGAATCGTGGAGCTTCTCGGACGCAAGAACCTGTCCAAAGGGGTTAAGGTTGAGGTTGGACAGCGCGAGGCTGCGGTGGATGTGTCCGTAATTATCGAATACGGCTACCGTCTTCCGGAAGTGGCTGCTGAAATTCAGCGCAATGTTAAGCGCTCCATCGAAACCATGACCGGTCTGACCGTTGTGGAAGTGAATGTGCATATTCATGATGTGCAGTTCAAAAGCAATACAAGCATTGACAAGAGCGAGGACACGGATGCGGTTATCCGCGTGAAGTAA